Genomic window (Fibrobacter sp. UWB2):
CCTGGTAGAAAAGGCCCTTCGTCAAAAGGAACGCATTTGCCACGTACAAAAGAATAATGATATGCGGCGAGAACCAGCGCACAATCTTGTGCGAGAAGAACAGGTAAGCCAGCAACGGGCGGAACGGATTCAAAAGCGGCAAGTAAGAGAACAAATAGTTGAAGTTCGCACGGCCAATGCGCACCTTGCGCCTGTATTCACCGCTCGATTCCTTCGAAGTCTGTTCCGTACCAATAGCGCTATCCACAAACGTACAGAAGTAGCCCTTCTGCAAGATCTTCGTCGTCACAAAGAAGTCGTCCATGACGCTCTTCTTGACCGGAAGTTCCGTATAAAGTTCCTTGCGAATGGCATAAAGGGCACCGTTACCGCCAATTAAACGATCGAGCACGCCCTCGAACTTTTTGATTTCACTTTCCAAATCCCAGTAAGAGCTTTCGCCCTTGCCAAGCACACTTCCGCTCTTGTCCGAAAGAATCAAGTGACCACAAGCACAACCAATCTTTTTATCCTTGAACGGGTCCACAAGCTTGCGTACCACATTCGGGAAGAACATCGTATTTGCATCGCAGAACAAGAGGATATCGTTCTTTGCAATTTTCTGCAAGCGGTTCAGCATGGCAGCCTTGCCCGCATTCTTCGGTGCCTTGACCAAAGTAATTCCCTGGTCGGCATAGCGGGCGACAATTTCAGCCGTCTTGTCCGCAGAGCCGTCATCGCCGATCAGGACTTCCAGCTTTTCCTTGGGGTAGTCGATTTCAAGAATGTTGTGGATTTTGCGTTCAATCACCGCTTCTTCGTTATATGCCGAAATCAGGATAGACACCGTCGGGAGTTCGGAGGCCCCATCCACCGGCTTCTTTTTGCGCTTGAAGATTTCGCTCACAAACGGGAGCGTCATCGGGAACAGCAAATAGCAATGGACAATCAAGAACAAAAGAACCCAGAATGCAATCTGAGCATAAAAGAGAACGTCTTCACTCATTTCGAAATCCACTCCTTCTCTTTCTCGAGAATTTGATAAAGCAAATACTTCATTTCCTCAGCAGTAAATGAATCCTTTATCGTCAAAATTGAAAGCCCTTTCGGGGCAATAAGGACAAATGCAGGCAGCACACTCAGGTTCCAAACGTCAAAATAACAACGCTGCACCGTCTTGCGTTTTCCATCACAAACAATCGTATCCTGAGAATCGGCATCGAGCTTTACCGGAATAAACTTTGTATTCAGGATCGATGCT
Coding sequences:
- a CDS encoding glycosyltransferase family 2 protein, which encodes MSEDVLFYAQIAFWVLLFLIVHCYLLFPMTLPFVSEIFKRKKKPVDGASELPTVSILISAYNEEAVIERKIHNILEIDYPKEKLEVLIGDDGSADKTAEIVARYADQGITLVKAPKNAGKAAMLNRLQKIAKNDILLFCDANTMFFPNVVRKLVDPFKDKKIGCACGHLILSDKSGSVLGKGESSYWDLESEIKKFEGVLDRLIGGNGALYAIRKELYTELPVKKSVMDDFFVTTKILQKGYFCTFVDSAIGTEQTSKESSGEYRRKVRIGRANFNYLFSYLPLLNPFRPLLAYLFFSHKIVRWFSPHIIILLYVANAFLLTKGLFYQVSFGCMTLALLVAVTRILPSAYYFLLMNLAMLKGFFLAFKRERSGGWAREARSDE
- a CDS encoding DUF255 domain-containing protein, yielding MMRACLWVVLALSLALSAFAAPPPKPKLVHWMNYTEALEKAKDSNKLIFVDLYADWCVPCRIMDANTYSDPTVASILNTKFIPVKLDADSQDTIVCDGKRKTVQRCYFDVWNLSVLPAFVLIAPKGLSILTIKDSFTAEEMKYLLYQILEKEKEWISK